GGGCCTAGGAGACATTGCACGATGAGTTCAGAAAGCATTATGCGATTTGGTGTTCGCTTTTATATCGGAGTATTTTTCTTATACCTATTTACACCACTTATTATCATGGGGTTGGCTACTTTTAATGACAGCCGTTTTCCAACGGTTTCACCATGGCGTGGAGCAACACTTAAGTGGTTTGAGGCCTTGGCGCAAGACGGTGCCATGTGGCAGGCATTGTGGACCAGTATCATAGTGGCTGCAGGCGTCTTGGTAGTGGCCGTGCCAATTGGGATTTGCTGTGCCTTGTTCTTATCGACCGTGCAAGGTAAAGGAAAAACCTTTCTTTATTCACTGATGATGTCACCACTTTTAACACCTGGTGTTATTGTGGGTATTTCTACGCTGATCTTCTGGAAAGGGTTATCCGTGAGTGGCGGTGTCTTTTTGACCGTGATTGCACAAACTACCTTTATTGCAGCGTACGTCATGTTGATGGTGTTAGCGCGACTACAGCGTTTTGATCGCACGCTGGAAAATGCTGCGTTGAGTTTAGGGGCAACACAATGGCAAGCGTTTCGTCGCATTCTTTTGCCTTACCTTAAGCCTGCGATCTTTTCGGCTGCTGCCATTGCCTTCTTGCAATCCTTCGAAAACTATAACACGACCTTGTTTGTGAAAGGTTATGACACAACCTTGACCGTTTATATTGCAT
The window above is part of the Marinomonas sp. THO17 genome. Proteins encoded here:
- a CDS encoding ABC transporter permease, with product MSSESIMRFGVRFYIGVFFLYLFTPLIIMGLATFNDSRFPTVSPWRGATLKWFEALAQDGAMWQALWTSIIVAAGVLVVAVPIGICCALFLSTVQGKGKTFLYSLMMSPLLTPGVIVGISTLIFWKGLSVSGGVFLTVIAQTTFIAAYVMLMVLARLQRFDRTLENAALSLGATQWQAFRRILLPYLKPAIFSAAAIAFLQSFENYNTTLFVKGYDTTLTVYIASKVRTGLTPAVNALGLVMITITILLAVVYEWKRRKEAANVSES